A segment of the Candidatus Jettenia caeni genome:
CAATAACTAAAAAAATTAAAGCATATTTTCCTATTTTAAATTCTTCTCCAAATAATCCCAAAGAAAACTGCGGTAAAATAAGTAAAATACATAGTACTGGTATCGAAAATAAAAATATCAATTTCGAAGAAAATTGAACAACTTTTCTTAAATCTTCAACCTTGTTTGACCAGTAAAGTTCAGAAAATTTTGGAGCCGATACCGTATTAATGGCCATAAGAATAAAACTTGTTAAACTTGCAAGTTTTAATGCTGCATTATATATTCCGACATTTTCCATCGTTGAAAACATACCTATCATTATAGTATCTGTTTTCCCCATGATAAAAAAAGAGAATGCTGTTACAACCATAGGTAAAGATACTTTTAATATCTCTTTTTTCAGTATGTTATCATGCTGATATTTTTTAAAACCTAAAATAATTTTTATTATATAACAAGTCGATAATAGAAAGGATATCGCTATAGCAATAGTATAACTTATAACTGCTACATAGTAACCTGTCATAAAAAGAGCAAATAAAACCAAAAATACTGTGTTAAATAAAGGAACAGTTAAGTTTCTAAGAAATTCAGAAAATTTTATATTTTTTAAGCCTCTAATAAATTCAATATTAATACTATACAAAACCATAAAAGGAATTATTAATCCTATTATTTTAAAGCCAAGGACAAGAGACTCGTCTTTGAAAACATACATTGACAATTCTTTGGCAAAAATAAACAATAATACTGATAACAAAATAGAGATAGGAATGGTTAACTGCACGATATTTTTATATAAATCAAAAATTTTTCGGTATTTACCTTCTGTATAAAATTGAGATACGAATCTTAAACTATACGTCTTTAAACCTAAAGTTCCAATTAAAACAAAAATCGTTAAAACCGAAGTTAATAGATTATATATCCCTAAACCTTTAGATCCATAATATCTCGAAACAACTAACAAAAGAATATATCCCCCTATCATGCCGAAAATTCTATAAATAAGCGCAAGCGAACTACCTAATAATATTTCTTTTATGTCCTTATCTCTTAATTTATTTTTTAGTTTAGAAATAAATTTATTTATCATAATCGTTTTTAACTCTTCTCGATTTTTTTAAAGGATAAAGATAATGGAATTAAACTATTAAAAGAAATACAAATATTATTATAGATACATTAAGAATTTATCCGTAAATAATATCAATTTTTCTCCAGCAAATGATGGCTGCGGCCAAGTGGAGAAGTGCTTCATAGGTCTCGTGAAACTTTTCATAGCGTACTAGCAGTTTCCTGAATCGGTTAAACCAGGAATGAGCCACTTCCACTATCCAGCGACGGGGCTTGTATCCCGACAGAGTCCTTTTTGCTTCAATTTCTTCTCCTCGTTGCCTTATATTGAGGAATGTAGCCTCAAGTTTCTATCGTTTCTCGTGCCGGATTACCCTGGTATCCCCCTTGTCAGCACACAGATGGTGCTCTCCTTCCTGTGGCCTCTGGATAACCATGGCGTCTAAAACAACTCCCAGTTGGGATACATCATGCCAGTTTGCTCCGGTCACGACTGTCGATAACGGGATGCCACGCTTGTCTACCAACACATGCTTCTTGCTCCCCTTTTTCCCCCTTATCCGTAGGATTTGGTCCCACTGCCTCTTGTGCTAGAGGCGCCTTTACCATTGCTTCATCAATACTCTGCCACTTCCAGGCTATACCTTCGAGTTTATCATATTCCGCTAGACCGGCACACCATAGCCGCAGAAAGAAGCCTTCTCTGAGCTATTGAAGGAAGTACGCATGGATCGAACTTGCACTGCCAAACCGTTCTTTCGGTAATGCCTTCCACTGACAACCGGTTCGTAATACATACACGATTCCTTCAAATACCTTTCGTGCTTCCATTGGCTTCCGCCCACCACCAACCTTTCTTTTATACCCTTTCTCCGGATTTCTCTTCGGCACAACCGGAATAAGTGGTTTCACTCTCTCCCACAATGCATCTGATACCTCCCATGATCTTATCTTTGTCATATTCACCTCCCTATATTCTAAAGTTATATATGGAGTGAAATATACCATGCTTCCTGAAATATAGCTAGTTATTTACGGATATATTCTAAGTTACAAATTATACACAGTACAATTTCTGTGGCAATCTAGCAAAAAGAACGCTCTTATAATTGGCATTTAATTGATATTCGAGAGATTTTTATATATCTTGTAATTTCAAGGACTTAAAAAACTGGATGTATGTTATGGATTGTTGTGAAATAAAGTAAGCCCTTTCATACACTTTTATGCTCCATATTCAACTTGACCCTATCCATATCCCTTTTTCCTTGCTCATATAAACCTTTCCATCTATTCATCAATAATACCCACATTACTTATTATCCATTTAAGTTAATAAGTCTTTGTTCCCTAAAAAGGTAACAAACCATGGATTTACAAGATTCTCTTTATTATATTTTAAAGGGCCGCCTACTCCAAACTCTATAACTTTACCTTTCAACTCTTCTATTATTGCCTGTCCTGCTGCAGTATCCCACTCCATCGTTGGAGCAAATCTCGGATAAATATCTGCTTTTCCCTCAGCAATTAAACAAAACTTTAACGAGCTTCCAACGGAAATAAGCTCAATCTCTCTATACTTCTGTTTTAAACCATATATGTAGTCTTCTGTTTCTTTGGAAAGATGGGAACGACTGGCTACAATAGTAATTGTTGAGGAGGGATTAGATGCAGTGGTTGGTCTTTCATCAAGAGGAAGTCTTTGCGACATTTTTTTTAAAACTTCTACACTCTCTTCGTTTTTAATATCCAACTTAGTCTCGCTCATTACATCATTCTTGTTTAGTAATTTATATGCTCCTATACCTTCTGCAGCAAAATAAAATACCTTTAAAACCGGGGCATAAATAATACCAAGAACTGGTTTCCCATCGTGTATGAGCGCAATATTTACCGTAAATTCACCATTTCTTTTGATAAATTCTTTCGTTCCATCAAGTGGGTCAATGAGCCAGAAATATTCCCAGTTCTTTCTTTCCTCATAAGGGATGTCTTTACCTTCTTCGCTGAGTATACGACCAGTAATATATGCCTTCTGATTGGTAAGTTGTGATACATGCTTCGCAATAATCTCATGAGAGCGCTTATCTGCTATCGTTAAAGGAGAATTGTCCTCTTTTTTCTCAACAGAAAAGTTTGAATTATAGACCTCTAAGATAGCATCGCCTGCTTCTTTTGCAGCTAACAAGGCAGCAATAAGGTTTTGTGCATATTTATCATTATTCATGGTATTTGCGGTTTCTCTTGAAAGTTTATCCTGGATTCAAAAACAAAATTTTTATCAGCATCTTTTAACAGAGGAAGTTTTCGGTCTTTCTCTGAAATGACCGGATTTTCAACAGGCCACTTAATGTTAATATCCGGGTCGTTCCAGATAATTCCTCTCTCATTCTCAGGGGAATACTCTTTTGTACACTTGTAGATAACATCTGCAGTATCACTCAACACTACAAACCCATGAGCAAATGCAGGTGGAATGTAAAGCATACGATTATTTTCTTCAGAAAGCTCCACTCCAATCCATTGTCCAAAAGTAGAAGACCCTTTTCTTATGTCTACTGCTACATCAAAGATATTTCCTCTTAAGCATCGCACTAATTTGCCCTGCGCGCCTGGATTTTTCTGGTAATGAAGTCCCCGGAGGACATTCTTTTTTGATTTTGTATGGTTGTCCTGAACAAAAGATTCTTCTATACCAAACTGAGCAAAATCTGAATACTTGTAAACTTCTATGAAGCATCCCCTTTCATCGTGAAACACTTTTGGCTCAATGAGTATAATCTCAGGTATTGATAATCGCTTAAAATGAAAAGGCATTGATTATTCCTCTATAAAACACCACAAAGCACACGAAGAACACGAAGTAAAAATTTATAAAACAAATCTTTTAATTCCATTTTTTAATATTTTTTCATTAAAGTTCATGAGCAGACCTATCCTTATTTTTGCAAGTTTCATATAAGTTAATAGTTGTGCTTCATGAATGGGGTGTACTTCATCAACACTTTTTAACTCCACTATCAATTTATTCTCTATTAATAAATCTATACGATATCCACAGGAAACGCTTATCTCTTTATACTGTACTGGTAATTCTACCTCTAATAGGAATTTAATTTGTATCTGGCTTAATTCATAAGCAAGGCACTGTTTATAAGTATTTTCTAACAGACCGGGCCCTAATTCTTTATGAACTTCGATTGCTAAACCAATTACCCTGTTAGACAGATTATCAAATTCCATAAATAAGAGTTTTCTTCGTGAACTTCGTGTTCTTCGTGGTTTTAATTAAAATTCAATAGTATGATTTACTTCGCTATATTTAAAAGATACTGTCCATAACTATTTTTCTTTAAAGGTTCAGCAAGTCTCAATAACTGTTCTTTATCTATGTAGTTCAGTCTATATGCAATCTCCTCTATACACGCTATCTTCATTCCCTGCCTCTTTTCTATGGTTGCTATAAACTCTCCGGCCTCCAGAAGACTTTCAGGTGTCCCGGTATCAAGCCATGCATAACCCCTTCCAAGAAGCTCAACCCTGAGACTGCCCCTTCGGAGGTACTCTTTATTTACATCTGTTATTTCGAGCTCCCCTCTCCATGAAGGCGCAATATTCCTGGCTATTTCAATAACTGTATTATCGTAAAAATACAGCCCTGTAATTGCGTATCTTGATTTTGGGGACGTGGGTTTTTCCTCTAAGGATATAGCCACCCCATTTTTATCAAACTCAACTACCCCATACCGTTCCGGATCATTTACATAATATCCGAATATCGTTGCTCCTTCTTTCATAGATACATCCTGAACAGTTTTTTTTAGCAAGTCAGTCAGGCCGTGACCATAAAATATATTATCTCCCAGTATGAGGCACACGTCATCACTGTCAATAAATTCCCTGCCAAGTAAGAAGGCTTCAGCAAGTCCATTCGGGTGAGGTTGTTCTTTGTATGAGAAACGTAAGCCTAAATGAGAGCCATCGTGGAGTATTTCACGAAATTTGTGGAGATCATGAGGTGTGGAGATGATTAAGATTTCCTTTATACCCGCAATCATCAGGACAGATAAAGAATAATATATCATTGGCTTGTCATAAATCGGTAAAAGCTGCTTACACACAGCCAACGTTACCGGATATAACCGTGTACCACTACCACCCGCTAAGATAATGCCCTTCATAAGTATTGTTTATAATCTTTTTCTTTACATGTAATATTTAGGAATTTCTCCAGCACAGGCTCGCGTCTGTATGATACCGACACTAATCACTGACACTGAAAAGTTATCAAAGGCCTGATGTAAAATTTAAAGGTAGTTGATATACCATAAAAATTTTTGAAAATCAAGAATAAACAAAAACGAGGTGATGCATATCTTATCATGGGATATATGATAATTGATTAGTTTTACTGTTGCGAAGCTGATAAAACATCTTATAATCAGGAATACATAACTCTTATTTTATAATGAATGTTCAGGAATTTCAAGCGTGTTGCCTCCCCCCGAATCCTCCTTACTGAGGGGTACAGGCACTGTCTCCCTCTGGCGGGGGCGAAGGGGCGTATGCATCAAGCTAAGAATAGTGTTCCATGAAAAAAGAGGCTATCCTCCTGGAAAAAGAGCAAGGTGTGTCCTTATTCCCCTCTAATCCCCCCTACCCCCCTTTAAAAAAGGGGGAACAAGGGATTTCCCCCTTTTCTAAATGGGGATCAAGGGGGATTATAGGTGGCTTATTATTCTTCACCATTTACCTAATTTTAGCTTGTGCATATGCCTCTAACCTCCCTTTAGAAAAGGGAGGAAAGCAAGGAAGGGTTTTTTCTTGAGAAAAGTTTGTCTGATCAAACATATCAAACTTTTCTCCATTTCTAAAGGGAAACGAAGGGGATTATGCATTTCCCCCTTTTTTAAAGGGGGACTAAGGGGGATTAGGGCGGTTTGTTATTCTCCACCGTTTACCTATTTTTGCTTGATGCATATGGGATTTAGGGTTGGGTAAATCGGGAGAGAACCAACCTCTTCGTCCCATCCAAGGGGAACTGAAGGTTGGGTAAAAAAAAATTCGCTGGGTTTTGCCTTTTAAAACCCGACCTGGTTTAAACGTTTAGGGAATTCCAACGTTCTGTTGTATGTTGTAGGGGCAAGTTTAAAACCTGCCCCTACTTGTGTTCACTCTTGCCTTGTAGATTTAAAACGTTTGTGTTTATTTTCCGTTTGCCCGAACACAAGGTTCGCCCCTACGCCGGTGTTATAAATTTGAAAAAAATTAACTTCTATGAGACAACTTGAACTTACAGAAAAAAATCTCAACAACAATATCCTTACATTAAGTGTTCCTGTAGCCATTGAAAACATTCTCCATATGGGTGTTTTTCTATCAGACACGATCATGGTAAGCCGGTTGGGAACTGACGCTATTGCTGCAGTGGGTTTGGCAGGTACTCTTTTCTTCATTATCTCTATGGTCTTCTCTTCCTTCAATGTTGGCACAACAAGTATCGTAGCAAGACATGTAGGCGCAAAAGAACATGAGCAAGCCCGGATGGTCGGAGGTCAATCCATACTTATGTCACTCATTACCGGTATAATAGTCACGCCATTCCTGCTGCTTTTTGCAA
Coding sequences within it:
- a CDS encoding transposase codes for the protein MTKIRSWEVSDALWERVKPLIPVVPKRNPEKGYKRKVGGGRKPMEARKVFEGIVYVLRTGCQWKALPKERFGSASSIHAYFLQ
- a CDS encoding dTDP-4-deoxyrhamnose 3,5 epimerase, producing MPFHFKRLSIPEIILIEPKVFHDERGCFIEVYKYSDFAQFGIEESFVQDNHTKSKKNVLRGLHYQKNPGAQGKLVRCLRGNIFDVAVDIRKGSSTFGQWIGVELSEENNRMLYIPPAFAHGFVVLSDTADVIYKCTKEYSPENERGIIWNDPDINIKWPVENPVISEKDRKLPLLKDADKNFVFESRINFQEKPQIP
- a CDS encoding glucose-1-phosphate thymidylyltransferase: MKGIILAGGSGTRLYPVTLAVCKQLLPIYDKPMIYYSLSVLMIAGIKEILIISTPHDLHKFREILHDGSHLGLRFSYKEQPHPNGLAEAFLLGREFIDSDDVCLILGDNIFYGHGLTDLLKKTVQDVSMKEGATIFGYYVNDPERYGVVEFDKNGVAISLEEKPTSPKSRYAITGLYFYDNTVIEIARNIAPSWRGELEITDVNKEYLRRGSLRVELLGRGYAWLDTGTPESLLEAGEFIATIEKRQGMKIACIEEIAYRLNYIDKEQLLRLAEPLKKNSYGQYLLNIAK